One segment of Falco rusticolus isolate bFalRus1 chromosome 3, bFalRus1.pri, whole genome shotgun sequence DNA contains the following:
- the PHC2 gene encoding polyhomeotic-like protein 2 isoform X3, whose amino-acid sequence MENEQLPAPPPASSTGGTATTPSSTGTARPPAPQISVYSGIPDRQTVQVIQQALHRQPNTAAQYLQQMYAAQQQHLMLQTAALQQQHLTSAQLQSLAAVQQASLAANRQSGSSGANGAQPAPAQQPTINLATSPAAAQLLNRAQSVAPGASGIAQQAVLLGNAASPALTASQAQMYLRAQMLIFTPTGPVSAVRPESPAPAPPPAPPPAPPPAAPQVHSLALRPTGPHLPALAMKPPGGAPPRAGPPRGPPPDPPAEHLKKAEGPDARTHPLARAAAPTTAHPLVTPAYTPLQPPQFLQQPTKPMQPQQQFVIQQQQQQQQQLAPRGQPPPGPPTAPQLQPLPPASPGPAPPPKAGVPQGAGGEGGPPNGHPGCHAAPRKFQHASAVILQLQPTGATPPLGVPEGARRDPPPTPRSAESPPAAPLQPPALSPPAAPPGPDTPEGERPPTHEPPADRLHAQPQALASVPGMTSGTGSSASTVAGAAPHNGENKPPQAIVKPQILTHVIEGFVIQEGAEPFPVGRSSLLVGNLKKKYAQELLAEKLPQQDNTTTTDSEMEEPYLQGVPPRPPESKEEGNPPKLKCELCGRVDFAYKFKRSKRFCSMACAKRYNVGCTKRVGLFHPDRSKLQKPGGPPHGRRRTCKGTLPTLSKDTKKQLNHSQEDSSRCSDNSSYEEPLSPISASSSTSRRRQGERDLELREMELPDVHVRDLASIGHRFLPSEPSKWNVEDVYEFIRSLPGCQEIAEEFRAQEIDGQALLLLKEDHLMSTMNIKLGPALKIYARISMLKDS is encoded by the exons ATGGAGAAcgagcagctcccagcacctccgcctgccagcagcaccggCGGCACCGCCACGACGCCCAGCAGCACCGGCACCGCCCGCCCACCCGCTCCCCAAATCTCCGTCTACAGCGGCATCCCCGACCGCCAGACTGTCCAG GTGATCCAGCAAGCGCTGCACCGGCAGCCCAACACGGCGGCACAGTACCTGCAGCAGATGTACgcggcacagcagcagcacctcatGCTGCAGACGGCAGcgctccagcagcagcatctcaccagtgcccagctcCAGAGCCTGGCCGCCGTCCAGCAG GCCAGCCTGGCGGCAAACCGGCAGAGCGGCTCTTCGGGCGCTAATGGTGCCCAGCCAGCACCGGCGCAGCAACCCACG ATCAACCTGGCAACGTCGCCGGCAGCCGCACAGCTCCTGAACCGGGCGCAGAGCGTGGCCCCCGGTGCCTCGGGCATCGCACAGCAGGCCGTGCTGCTGGGCAATGCCGCCTCGCCCGCCCTCACCGCCAGCCAGGCCCAGATGTACCTGCGGGCACAGATG CTCATCTTCACGCCCACGGGCCCCGTAAGCGCCGTCCGGCCTGAGAGCCCTGCGCCAGCACCGCCACCGGCACCGCCACCCGCCCCGCCGCCTGCTGCCCCACAG GTGCACAGCCTGGCCCTGCGCCCCACCGGCCCCCACCTCCCCGCCCTGGCCATGAAGCCCCCCGGGGGTGCCCCACCCCGGGCTGGCCCCCCTCGGGGTCCCCCGCCCGACCCCCCAGCTGAGCACCTCAAAAAAGCCGAGGGGCCTGACGCCCGCACCCACCCTCTGGCACGCGCCGCTGCCCCCACCACTGCCCACCCACTTGTCACCCCAG CCTACAccccgctgcagcccccccagttCCTGCAGCAGCCGACGAAGCCAATGCAGCCGCAGCAGCAGTTCGtcatccagcagcagcagcagcaacagcagcagctggcaccccgcgggcagccccccccgggaccccctACTGCCCCCCAACTCCAACCCCtgccccccgccagccctggcccggcgcccccccccAAAGCGGGGGTCCCCCAAGGAGCTGGGGGCGAAGGTGGCCCCCCCAACGGTCACCCTGGTTGTCACGCTGCCCCCCGCAAGTTCCAGCATGCCTCCGCCGtcatcctgcagctgcagcccaccGGTGCCACG cccccactcGGGGTCCCCGAGGGCGCCCGCAGGGACCCGCCGCCCACCCCGAGGAGTGCCGAGAGCCCACCCGCCGccccgctgcagccccctgccctctcgccgcccgctgcccccccaGGCCCTGACACCCCTGAGGGCGAGCGGCCCCCCACTCACG AGCCGCCCGCCGACCGCCTTCATGCTCAGCCCCAGGCCCTGGCCAGCGTTCCCGGCATGACCTCGGGCACCGGCAGCTCTGCCTCCACCGTCGCCGGCGCTGCCCCCCACAATGGTGAGAACAAACCGCCCCAGGCCATCGTGAAACCCCAGATCCTCACCCACGTTATCGAGGGCTTCGTCATCCAGGAAGGGGCTGAACCGTTCCCG GTGGGGCGCTCCTCATTGCTGGTGGGGAACCTGAAGAAGAAGTATGcgcaggagctgctggctgagaAACTCCCGCAGCAGgacaacaccaccaccaccgaCTCCGAAATGGAGGAACCTTATTTACAAG GCGTCCCTCCGCGTCCCCCAGAATCCAAAGAGGAGGGGAACCCCCCCAAACTGAAGTGTGAGCTCTGCGGCCGCGTCGACTTTGCTTACAAATTCAAGCGCTCCAAGCGCTTCTGCTCCATGGCTTGTGCCAAGAG GTACAACGTGGGGTGCACGAAGCGGGTGGGTTTGTTCCACCCTGATCGCAGCAAGCTGCAAAAACCCGGCGGTCCCCCCCACGGCCGCCGTCGCACCTGCAAGGGGACATTGCCCACCCTCAGCAAAGACACCAAGAAGCAG CTCAACCACAGCCAAGAGGATTCGAGTCGTTGTTCGGATAACTCGAGCTACGAGGAACCGCTCTCCCCCATCTCGGCCAGTTCCTCTACGTCCCGCCGGCGGCAGGGCGAGCGAGACCTGGAGCTGCGCGAGATGGAGCTGCCCGACGTCCACGTCCGCGACCTGGCCAGCATCGGCCATCGCTTCCTCCCCAGCGAGCCCAGCAAGTGGAACGTGGAAGACGTCTACGAGTTCATCCGCTCCCTGCCGG GTTGCCAGGAGATCGCGGAGGAGTTCCGGGCGCAGGAGATTGACGGGcaggcgctgctgctgctgaaggaggaTCATCTCATGAGCACCATGAACATCAAACTGGGGCCGGCCCTCAAGATCTACGCCCGCATCAGCATGCTCAAGGACTCCTAG
- the PHC2 gene encoding polyhomeotic-like protein 2 isoform X2 produces the protein MENEQLPAPPPASSTGGTATTPSSTGTARPPAPQISVYSGIPDRQTVQVIQQALHRQPNTAAQYLQQMYAAQQQHLMLQTAALQQQHLTSAQLQSLAAVQQASLAANRQSGSSGANGAQPAPAQQPTINLATSPAAAQLLNRAQSVAPGASGIAQQAVLLGNAASPALTASQAQMYLRAQMLIFTPTGPVSAVRPESPAPAPPPAPPPAPPPAAPQVHSLALRPTGPHLPALAMKPPGGAPPRAGPPRGPPPDPPAEHLKKAEGPDARTHPLARAAAPTTAHPLVTPAYTPLQPPQFLQQPTKPMQPQQQFVIQQQQQQQQQLAPRGQPPPGPPTAPQLQPLPPASPGPAPPPKAGVPQGAGGEGGPPNGHPGCHAAPRKFQHASAVILQLQPTGATPPLGVPEGARRDPPPTPRSAESPPAAPLQPPALSPPAAPPGPDTPEGERPPTHEPPADRLHAQPQALASVPGMTSGTGSSASTVAGAAPHNGENKPPQAIVKPQILTHVIEGFVIQEGAEPFPVGRSSLLVGNLKKKYAQELLAEKLPQQDNTTTTDSEMEEPYLQESKEEGNPPKLKCELCGRVDFAYKFKRSKRFCSMACAKRYNVGCTKRVGLFHPDRSKLQKPGGPPHGRRRTCKGTLPTLSKDTKKQPPVSLPPGSVPLSVTASLQLNHSQEDSSRCSDNSSYEEPLSPISASSSTSRRRQGERDLELREMELPDVHVRDLASIGHRFLPSEPSKWNVEDVYEFIRSLPGCQEIAEEFRAQEIDGQALLLLKEDHLMSTMNIKLGPALKIYARISMLKDS, from the exons ATGGAGAAcgagcagctcccagcacctccgcctgccagcagcaccggCGGCACCGCCACGACGCCCAGCAGCACCGGCACCGCCCGCCCACCCGCTCCCCAAATCTCCGTCTACAGCGGCATCCCCGACCGCCAGACTGTCCAG GTGATCCAGCAAGCGCTGCACCGGCAGCCCAACACGGCGGCACAGTACCTGCAGCAGATGTACgcggcacagcagcagcacctcatGCTGCAGACGGCAGcgctccagcagcagcatctcaccagtgcccagctcCAGAGCCTGGCCGCCGTCCAGCAG GCCAGCCTGGCGGCAAACCGGCAGAGCGGCTCTTCGGGCGCTAATGGTGCCCAGCCAGCACCGGCGCAGCAACCCACG ATCAACCTGGCAACGTCGCCGGCAGCCGCACAGCTCCTGAACCGGGCGCAGAGCGTGGCCCCCGGTGCCTCGGGCATCGCACAGCAGGCCGTGCTGCTGGGCAATGCCGCCTCGCCCGCCCTCACCGCCAGCCAGGCCCAGATGTACCTGCGGGCACAGATG CTCATCTTCACGCCCACGGGCCCCGTAAGCGCCGTCCGGCCTGAGAGCCCTGCGCCAGCACCGCCACCGGCACCGCCACCCGCCCCGCCGCCTGCTGCCCCACAG GTGCACAGCCTGGCCCTGCGCCCCACCGGCCCCCACCTCCCCGCCCTGGCCATGAAGCCCCCCGGGGGTGCCCCACCCCGGGCTGGCCCCCCTCGGGGTCCCCCGCCCGACCCCCCAGCTGAGCACCTCAAAAAAGCCGAGGGGCCTGACGCCCGCACCCACCCTCTGGCACGCGCCGCTGCCCCCACCACTGCCCACCCACTTGTCACCCCAG CCTACAccccgctgcagcccccccagttCCTGCAGCAGCCGACGAAGCCAATGCAGCCGCAGCAGCAGTTCGtcatccagcagcagcagcagcaacagcagcagctggcaccccgcgggcagccccccccgggaccccctACTGCCCCCCAACTCCAACCCCtgccccccgccagccctggcccggcgcccccccccAAAGCGGGGGTCCCCCAAGGAGCTGGGGGCGAAGGTGGCCCCCCCAACGGTCACCCTGGTTGTCACGCTGCCCCCCGCAAGTTCCAGCATGCCTCCGCCGtcatcctgcagctgcagcccaccGGTGCCACG cccccactcGGGGTCCCCGAGGGCGCCCGCAGGGACCCGCCGCCCACCCCGAGGAGTGCCGAGAGCCCACCCGCCGccccgctgcagccccctgccctctcgccgcccgctgcccccccaGGCCCTGACACCCCTGAGGGCGAGCGGCCCCCCACTCACG AGCCGCCCGCCGACCGCCTTCATGCTCAGCCCCAGGCCCTGGCCAGCGTTCCCGGCATGACCTCGGGCACCGGCAGCTCTGCCTCCACCGTCGCCGGCGCTGCCCCCCACAATGGTGAGAACAAACCGCCCCAGGCCATCGTGAAACCCCAGATCCTCACCCACGTTATCGAGGGCTTCGTCATCCAGGAAGGGGCTGAACCGTTCCCG GTGGGGCGCTCCTCATTGCTGGTGGGGAACCTGAAGAAGAAGTATGcgcaggagctgctggctgagaAACTCCCGCAGCAGgacaacaccaccaccaccgaCTCCGAAATGGAGGAACCTTATTTACAAG AATCCAAAGAGGAGGGGAACCCCCCCAAACTGAAGTGTGAGCTCTGCGGCCGCGTCGACTTTGCTTACAAATTCAAGCGCTCCAAGCGCTTCTGCTCCATGGCTTGTGCCAAGAG GTACAACGTGGGGTGCACGAAGCGGGTGGGTTTGTTCCACCCTGATCGCAGCAAGCTGCAAAAACCCGGCGGTCCCCCCCACGGCCGCCGTCGCACCTGCAAGGGGACATTGCCCACCCTCAGCAAAGACACCAAGAAGCAG CCGCCGGTTTCTCTCCCGCCGGGTTCGGTGCCTCTTTCCGTGACGGCGTCGTTGCAGCTCAACCACAGCCAAGAGGATTCGAGTCGTTGTTCGGATAACTCGAGCTACGAGGAACCGCTCTCCCCCATCTCGGCCAGTTCCTCTACGTCCCGCCGGCGGCAGGGCGAGCGAGACCTGGAGCTGCGCGAGATGGAGCTGCCCGACGTCCACGTCCGCGACCTGGCCAGCATCGGCCATCGCTTCCTCCCCAGCGAGCCCAGCAAGTGGAACGTGGAAGACGTCTACGAGTTCATCCGCTCCCTGCCGG GTTGCCAGGAGATCGCGGAGGAGTTCCGGGCGCAGGAGATTGACGGGcaggcgctgctgctgctgaaggaggaTCATCTCATGAGCACCATGAACATCAAACTGGGGCCGGCCCTCAAGATCTACGCCCGCATCAGCATGCTCAAGGACTCCTAG
- the PHC2 gene encoding polyhomeotic-like protein 2 isoform X1: MENEQLPAPPPASSTGGTATTPSSTGTARPPAPQISVYSGIPDRQTVQVIQQALHRQPNTAAQYLQQMYAAQQQHLMLQTAALQQQHLTSAQLQSLAAVQQASLAANRQSGSSGANGAQPAPAQQPTINLATSPAAAQLLNRAQSVAPGASGIAQQAVLLGNAASPALTASQAQMYLRAQMLIFTPTGPVSAVRPESPAPAPPPAPPPAPPPAAPQVHSLALRPTGPHLPALAMKPPGGAPPRAGPPRGPPPDPPAEHLKKAEGPDARTHPLARAAAPTTAHPLVTPAYTPLQPPQFLQQPTKPMQPQQQFVIQQQQQQQQQLAPRGQPPPGPPTAPQLQPLPPASPGPAPPPKAGVPQGAGGEGGPPNGHPGCHAAPRKFQHASAVILQLQPTGATPPLGVPEGARRDPPPTPRSAESPPAAPLQPPALSPPAAPPGPDTPEGERPPTHEPPADRLHAQPQALASVPGMTSGTGSSASTVAGAAPHNGENKPPQAIVKPQILTHVIEGFVIQEGAEPFPVGRSSLLVGNLKKKYAQELLAEKLPQQDNTTTTDSEMEEPYLQGVPPRPPESKEEGNPPKLKCELCGRVDFAYKFKRSKRFCSMACAKRYNVGCTKRVGLFHPDRSKLQKPGGPPHGRRRTCKGTLPTLSKDTKKQPPVSLPPGSVPLSVTASLQLNHSQEDSSRCSDNSSYEEPLSPISASSSTSRRRQGERDLELREMELPDVHVRDLASIGHRFLPSEPSKWNVEDVYEFIRSLPGCQEIAEEFRAQEIDGQALLLLKEDHLMSTMNIKLGPALKIYARISMLKDS, from the exons ATGGAGAAcgagcagctcccagcacctccgcctgccagcagcaccggCGGCACCGCCACGACGCCCAGCAGCACCGGCACCGCCCGCCCACCCGCTCCCCAAATCTCCGTCTACAGCGGCATCCCCGACCGCCAGACTGTCCAG GTGATCCAGCAAGCGCTGCACCGGCAGCCCAACACGGCGGCACAGTACCTGCAGCAGATGTACgcggcacagcagcagcacctcatGCTGCAGACGGCAGcgctccagcagcagcatctcaccagtgcccagctcCAGAGCCTGGCCGCCGTCCAGCAG GCCAGCCTGGCGGCAAACCGGCAGAGCGGCTCTTCGGGCGCTAATGGTGCCCAGCCAGCACCGGCGCAGCAACCCACG ATCAACCTGGCAACGTCGCCGGCAGCCGCACAGCTCCTGAACCGGGCGCAGAGCGTGGCCCCCGGTGCCTCGGGCATCGCACAGCAGGCCGTGCTGCTGGGCAATGCCGCCTCGCCCGCCCTCACCGCCAGCCAGGCCCAGATGTACCTGCGGGCACAGATG CTCATCTTCACGCCCACGGGCCCCGTAAGCGCCGTCCGGCCTGAGAGCCCTGCGCCAGCACCGCCACCGGCACCGCCACCCGCCCCGCCGCCTGCTGCCCCACAG GTGCACAGCCTGGCCCTGCGCCCCACCGGCCCCCACCTCCCCGCCCTGGCCATGAAGCCCCCCGGGGGTGCCCCACCCCGGGCTGGCCCCCCTCGGGGTCCCCCGCCCGACCCCCCAGCTGAGCACCTCAAAAAAGCCGAGGGGCCTGACGCCCGCACCCACCCTCTGGCACGCGCCGCTGCCCCCACCACTGCCCACCCACTTGTCACCCCAG CCTACAccccgctgcagcccccccagttCCTGCAGCAGCCGACGAAGCCAATGCAGCCGCAGCAGCAGTTCGtcatccagcagcagcagcagcaacagcagcagctggcaccccgcgggcagccccccccgggaccccctACTGCCCCCCAACTCCAACCCCtgccccccgccagccctggcccggcgcccccccccAAAGCGGGGGTCCCCCAAGGAGCTGGGGGCGAAGGTGGCCCCCCCAACGGTCACCCTGGTTGTCACGCTGCCCCCCGCAAGTTCCAGCATGCCTCCGCCGtcatcctgcagctgcagcccaccGGTGCCACG cccccactcGGGGTCCCCGAGGGCGCCCGCAGGGACCCGCCGCCCACCCCGAGGAGTGCCGAGAGCCCACCCGCCGccccgctgcagccccctgccctctcgccgcccgctgcccccccaGGCCCTGACACCCCTGAGGGCGAGCGGCCCCCCACTCACG AGCCGCCCGCCGACCGCCTTCATGCTCAGCCCCAGGCCCTGGCCAGCGTTCCCGGCATGACCTCGGGCACCGGCAGCTCTGCCTCCACCGTCGCCGGCGCTGCCCCCCACAATGGTGAGAACAAACCGCCCCAGGCCATCGTGAAACCCCAGATCCTCACCCACGTTATCGAGGGCTTCGTCATCCAGGAAGGGGCTGAACCGTTCCCG GTGGGGCGCTCCTCATTGCTGGTGGGGAACCTGAAGAAGAAGTATGcgcaggagctgctggctgagaAACTCCCGCAGCAGgacaacaccaccaccaccgaCTCCGAAATGGAGGAACCTTATTTACAAG GCGTCCCTCCGCGTCCCCCAGAATCCAAAGAGGAGGGGAACCCCCCCAAACTGAAGTGTGAGCTCTGCGGCCGCGTCGACTTTGCTTACAAATTCAAGCGCTCCAAGCGCTTCTGCTCCATGGCTTGTGCCAAGAG GTACAACGTGGGGTGCACGAAGCGGGTGGGTTTGTTCCACCCTGATCGCAGCAAGCTGCAAAAACCCGGCGGTCCCCCCCACGGCCGCCGTCGCACCTGCAAGGGGACATTGCCCACCCTCAGCAAAGACACCAAGAAGCAG CCGCCGGTTTCTCTCCCGCCGGGTTCGGTGCCTCTTTCCGTGACGGCGTCGTTGCAGCTCAACCACAGCCAAGAGGATTCGAGTCGTTGTTCGGATAACTCGAGCTACGAGGAACCGCTCTCCCCCATCTCGGCCAGTTCCTCTACGTCCCGCCGGCGGCAGGGCGAGCGAGACCTGGAGCTGCGCGAGATGGAGCTGCCCGACGTCCACGTCCGCGACCTGGCCAGCATCGGCCATCGCTTCCTCCCCAGCGAGCCCAGCAAGTGGAACGTGGAAGACGTCTACGAGTTCATCCGCTCCCTGCCGG GTTGCCAGGAGATCGCGGAGGAGTTCCGGGCGCAGGAGATTGACGGGcaggcgctgctgctgctgaaggaggaTCATCTCATGAGCACCATGAACATCAAACTGGGGCCGGCCCTCAAGATCTACGCCCGCATCAGCATGCTCAAGGACTCCTAG